CATGAATCCTAGACGTAAAAAACGACTCACTGTTGCGATTACATTAATATTATCTGTTGGTTCGGCAATCGGGTTTATTTTATATGCATTACAGCAAAATATTGATCTGTTTTACACTCCATCAGAAATCGTGAACGGTAAAAACGAAACAGGTATTAAGCCAAGTATTGGTCAGCGGCTTCGTATAGGTGGCATGGTTAAAGAAAATTCTGTAAAGCGAAGTGATGACTCTCTCGATGTAGAGTTTGTGTTAGTGGATGTAGGGCCTGAAGTTACCATCAAATACAACGGCATTCTGCCAGACTTGTTTCGTGAAGGACAAGGCATTGTAGCACAAGGCGTGCTAACTGGTCCTTACACCATTGAAGCGTTTGAGGTGTTAGCAAAACATGATGAAGAATATATGCCGCCAGAAGTGGCAGAGGCGTTAAAAGGTATTAAACATGTTAAGCCACAGTACGGCAAAACAGCATCAGAATCGTCAAGTGGCGAATCAAACACGCTTGGTGGGAGTAATTAATCTGTGATCCCTGAACTTGGTTATTTATCACTCGTTATAGCATTTATATTTTGTTGCTTTCTTTCTTTGTATCCTATACTTGGTGCGCATAGAGGTAACTTAAGCTTAATGCGATCTGGTCCTGTGTTCGCTTATTCAGCTTTATTTTTTACTTTTATTTCATTTTTATGTTTAGTTTATGCATTTGTAAATAACGACTTTACCGTAGCTTACGTTGCAAACCATTCAAACTCCTTACTTCCATTAATTTACCGCATTACTGCTGTATGGGGAGGGCATGAAGGCTCATTTCTGTTATGGGTATTAATTTTAGCTTGCTGGTTTGCTGCTGTTGCGTTTGCCTCTAAAGGACTTAACTGGCCGTTTCGCGCTAGAGTACTCTCTGTGCTTGGCTGGGTTGGATTAGGTTTTTATTTATTTATTTTATTAGTGTCTAATCCGTTTGAACGCTTATTGCCTTACTTTCCTATTGATGGTCAAGATTTAAATCCGGTATTACAAGACCCTGGGATGATCATTCATCCGCCAATGCTATACATAGGGTTTAGTGGGTTCGCAGTATCATTTGCATTTGCTATTGCTGCGTTAATCTCTGGTAAGTTAGATGCAAGTTGGGCGAAATGGTCAAGGCCGTGGACGTTGGCTGCATGGGTGTTTTTAACATTGGGTATTGCGCTTGGCAGTTGGTGGGCTTATTACGAACTTGGCTGGGGCGGTTGGTGGTTCTGGGATCCTGTTGAGAACGCATCATTTATGCCATGGCTGCTAGGCACTGCTTTATTGCACTCACTGGCAGTAACAGAAAAGCGTGGTGTGTTTAAGTCTTGGACCGTGCTACTGGCAATCGCAACGTTCTCACTTAGTTTATTGGGTACATTCTTAGTTCGTTCTGGTGTGGTGGTGTCTGTGCATGCTTTTGCCTCAGACCCTACGCGAGGACTATTTATTTTAGGATTCTTATTTCTTGTTATTGGCGGTAGCTTGCTTTTGTATGCATGGCGAGCGTCTTCAATGCGTAGCACAGGCAAATATAAATTATTCTCGCGTGAGGTAATGTTGTGGGGGAATAATATTCTTCTTACCGCTGCAATGCTCGTGGTGTTACTGGGCACATTACTACCATTAGTACATAAAGAATTAGGCATGGGCTCTATATCTATAGGCGTGCCATTTTTTAATGAAATGTTTACTTACCTCATCGTGCCATTTGCAGTACTGGTTGGTATTGGCCCACTAGTTAGATGGAAACAAGAAAAGTTTAAAAAAGTTGGTCGAGCGTTAGTACTTACTATGCTTTTTAGTGTTGCAATTACTTGGTTTGTTGCAACGATAGGGTTTGATACGATGGTATCAATTACACTATTAGGCATTTTATTAGGTGTCTGGGTAACGCTTTCAACTATTCGTGAGTTGACCATTAGAATGAATCACTTTGGTTCATGGCAACAGGGCCTAGCCAAATTATCTGGTAGCCATTGGGCGATGATTTTAGGTCATTTAGGCTTCGCAGTCTCCCTAATAGGTATAGCGGTGACGAGCCAATATAGCACTGAGAAAGATGTCAGAATGGCGGTTGGCGAACAAATAGACTTAGGTGGTTACCGCTTTGTATTTAGCGACATTAAACGTGTTGAAGGCCCTAATTACGAAGGTCATGAAGGTGTGATCAATATTTATCAAGAAGATAAACAAGTTGCTCAGTTATTACCACAAAAGCGTATGTATGTTGTACAGCGTATGCCGATGACAGAAGCGGCAATAGATGCGAGCTTATGGCGAGATCTTTATGTTGCGCTAGGAGAGCCAATGAACGCTGCTCACCCAACACAGGGAGAGTGGGCGCTAAGGGTTTATCATAAACCTTTTGTTCGCTGGGTATGGTTAGGTGCAATTTTTATGGCCTTTGGTGGTTTGTGCGCACTATTTGATAAGCGTTACAGAAGGAAAGCTGTTGCCCGCAATTTTTCTGCGACGACTTCTTTTAGTGGTGTTAATTCATGAATAAAAAATTAGCCTTTTTTTTACTGCCCTTTTTTATATTTTTAACGTTAACGTTTTTTCTGTTGAAAGGGCTCTTTTCAGATCCACGTGAGCGTGAATCTGCACTGATTGGAAAGCCATTACCAGAGTTTCAGTTAATTGACTTAATGGAACCGAATAAAGTTTGGACTGATAAAGAGTTATTAGGGGAACCTGTGCTGCTTAACGTGTGGGCAGAGTGGTGCCCAACCTGTAATGAAGAGCTTGGGTTCCTTACAGAATTAAGAGAACGGGGAGTTAAAATAGTGGGGGTATATTATTTAAACGATATAGATCCAGACTTTGGTGATAAAGTCGACTTACCGAGAATTCAGGCTGTGGTTCAAGAAAAGTTAACTAACCGTGGTAACCCCTACCAATATAATATGTTAGATACTCATCGTAGCTTGATTTTAGATCTCGGCGTTGATGGTGCACCAGAAACTTTCTTTATTGATGCAAAGGGGGTCATTCGGTTTCACCACAAGGGCGATATTAACCAAAGAAATTGGCGTACAAAATTTGCTGATATCTATCGCGAACTGGATGAGACATCTATAGCTACAATCAACACTACAAATGCGAGCTTATAATCACATGAAATATGGATTAATTAGTTTACTAGTCTTAGTTATTCACCTACCAGTGTTTGCGGTAGAAGAAATTCGCAGTTTTAATAATGCGACTGAACAGCGAATCTACCAAGAGTTAATCGCAGAGTTACGTTGCCCAAAATGTCAAAACCAAAATGTTGCTGATTCAAATGCAATTGTGGCGATTGATATTAAAGATAAAGTTTATGAACTAGTCACTGAGGGCAAAGACAAGGATGACGTGATCAGTTTTATGATCGATCGTTATGGCTATTTTGTTCATTACAAGCCACCAATCACTATGGTCACTATTTTGTTGTGGGTGATTCCTGTGGTGTTTATATTATTAGCCATAGTAACAGTACTGTTCAAAACGCGTCATCCAGCAAAAGATGAAAGCGCTTGGAATGAAGAAAAAGAACAGCAAGTTAACGTATTAATTTCTCAGTATGGCTCAGGGCGTAATCAATGATCAATATGTACATTATTTTTGCTTTAGCTATCCTTTTAGCAAGCTTATTATTTTTGCTGCCGTTTATTCGTACCTCTTCAAAATCGTCTGAAATGAGAAAGGTTGAGCTTGCTCAGCAACATGAAATTAAGCAAGGCATCATTGCTGACCGGGTGGCTTTGTATGAATTACAAAGCAATGAGTTACAAGATGATCTGGCTCAAGAGTTGATTGATGAACAAGACTATCAAGCTTCTCAACAAGAGCTTAAACAGCGTTTGCTTAGAGAAGTGGAGCCACATCTGTCAGCGTCTAAGCCGATCAATTTAAGATTTTTAGCAACGTGTGGGTTCTTATTTTTAATCAGTTTTTGCGTCATTTTCTATTATTTTCATGGCGCTCACAGGCAATTAACATACTGGCAGAGTGCAGTTGAGAAGCTGCCTGAATTTGGTAAACGTTCTATTTTGAGTCAAGGGGAACCCTTAAGTTTGCAAGAAACGCAGCAGTTTGCATTAGCACTTAGGACTAAGTTAGCTGATACAGACGGCGACGCAGTAGCGTGGATGTTATTAGGGCGTACACTATTGTCGTTGCAAGACGTTGAAGGTGCGTTGGCTGCTTTCAATAAAAGCTATCGTCTTGATCCTAATAAATTATCCTTGTTAGTCAGTTTTAGTCAGGCATTGATCATTCAAAATACGGAAAAATCCATTGCACAAGCAGGAACTATGTTATCTAAGGCGCTAACGCTTTATCCTCAAAATCCTGATGCATTATCTCTTCTGGCGTTGTTAGCATTTAACAGAGGGGATTATACGGAGGCAAGATCGGCTTGGAATTTATTAATATCTCAATATGAGCCAGCAGACCCGCGTCACCAATTTATCAAGCAAAAATTAAGTGAAGTAAAGAGCTTATTGGCAGGTAATACGACGGATATCTCTCCAGATAGCGCTTCAGATGTCGCTAATGGTAGACAAGATAGTATCAACGCCTCTAATGATGCTAAGCTCAATGTAACGGTGAATTTAGCACCTTCTTTAAAGGACTCAATTCCTGAAGGGGCTACATTATTCATTTTTGCGCAGGCAACAACTGGGCCGAAAATGCCACTTGCAGTAGTTAAGTCAAACGTGACTAGCTTTCCTATAACCGTTTCATTAAGTGATGAGAATGCGATGATGCAAGGGTTAACACTTTCTAGTGCTTCTCAGGTAGTGGTTACTGCAAGAATTTCAAAGGATGACAAGGTTGATAAAGGAGCAGGAGACTTACAGGGGACTTCTATAAGTATCGATAAACCTTTTTCTAAATCTGTTGCAGTAGAAATAAACTCAGTGCTGTAGATATAAGGGCAGCATAGCCTAATTATTTAAACTTATTTTTTGGACCTAAGTAAATCAATGAAAAATATCCTTTTATTAATTATCCTGAGCACTATGCTTGCTGGTTGTGCATCTACATCTAAACCCAATGACCCGACAACTATCGGTGACGAGCGTGATCCTTTTGAGCCAATTAACCGCGACATGTGGTATTTCAACTGGGACATTCTAGATGAAAATGTTTTGCGTCCGACGGCTGTTGCGTATAGTGAGTACGTACCCAAGCCTGCGCGTGAAGGACTATATAATGTAACATTGAACCTAGAAGAGCCAGCTACAATTATTAATAGTGTGCTGCAGTTAAAATTTAAAAAAGCGGGTGTTTCTACAGGACGCTTTCTAATAAATTCAACCATAGGTATTTTTGGGATATTTGATTTAGCATCTGAAATAGGCCTAACACGCGAAGATGAAGACTTTGCTCAAACGTTAGGGCTGTGGGGCGTAGGTTATGGCCCTTATTTAATGATTCCAGCTCGAGGCCCCAGTACAGTGCGTGGCACAGTTGGTGATGTTGTTGATGGCATGTACTTCCCGTTAGCGCTTATTGAATTTTGGCCAAATATGTTACGCCTTTCAGTAAACGCGTTAGAAACACGCTCGCAGTTAATGGAACAAGAAAAGTTACTATATGAATCTTTAGACCCATATAGTTTTATGAAAGAGATTTACTTTCAAAAAGAAGACTTTCAGTTATTTGACGGTAATGTACCTATCGAAGAAGAAGCAGAAGAATTTCCAGAAGGTGCTTTAGATTACTAACTGTTAATCATTTGAAAATAAGCTATTTTAATAAAAAACCATTGAATTTATTCAATGGTTTTTTTTACATCTACAGGCTTAAGGAACAGGGCTTTAGATATAGAAATAGAACTAAGGTCTATGCGGGTAAATTGTTAAGCAGCCGAACAAAATTTCTCAACCTAAATCTATTCTCCTTAGCCGTGCAATATCACGGATGTTGCTTTTTGATTTCTCCGGCAGCTAACGTTAGCTCGATGGGTCTAGTAACTATTGGATAAAGTAGTACGGTGACAATGAGCCCAACCACAGAAATCCAGCCGTGGAAGTCAGTTAACAGCCAAAATAGCGGGAAAAGAAACAAGATCTTAAGCAGTTTAATTAATACCTGTTTCCATGGCGACATTGATTGTAAAGCGTCATAAATAGCTTGGTTACGCTCTCGATGTGAAAGATTTTCTAAGGTTGGAATTTGTTTACTTTGGAAATACATATTACTCAATTTGCTAAAGATTAACGAAGGGGAAGTTTAAATAAAAATGGACTCCGTAGAGTCCATTTTTAGCAATGATAAAGCTATATACTACAGAGGTGATTTTTCTGGCATACCTTCATGTGTACCTGTCACACTTAATTCTTCATCAAGCTTTTCTTCTTCACTGTCAGTATGGTCACCCTCAGCACCGTGCATCCAATCAACAAGTTTGTTTGCACTTAGGAAAATGATCACAGCAGTAACTATTCCTGCCACACCAACTGAAGCAAAGATAGTTAAAGCATTCTCAACTTGTTCTTCACCTTCACCTACAAATGAACCTACGAAACCTGCGACTTTATTTGCTAATGCAGTGAATAAGAACCAAACACCCATTAGTAAAGAAGTAAACTTAAGCGGTGCTAGTTTCGATACCATTGAAAGGCCGATAGGTGAAAGACACAACTCACCAAGTGTATGGAATAGATAAGCAAAAACAAGGAATAGCATACTTACTTTCACTGACGTATCGCCACCTTGAACCATTGTCGCCCATACCATTACAAAGAAACCTAAAGATAAAAATATCATGGCTAAAGCAAACTTAACGGGTGAAGTTGGTTCTTTACTGCCCATTTTCACCCAAATTGAAGCGACAACTGGTGCAAGTAATATAA
This is a stretch of genomic DNA from Flocculibacter collagenilyticus. It encodes these proteins:
- the ccmE gene encoding cytochrome c maturation protein CcmE, giving the protein MNPRRKKRLTVAITLILSVGSAIGFILYALQQNIDLFYTPSEIVNGKNETGIKPSIGQRLRIGGMVKENSVKRSDDSLDVEFVLVDVGPEVTIKYNGILPDLFREGQGIVAQGVLTGPYTIEAFEVLAKHDEEYMPPEVAEALKGIKHVKPQYGKTASESSSGESNTLGGSN
- a CDS encoding heme lyase CcmF/NrfE family subunit, whose product is MIPELGYLSLVIAFIFCCFLSLYPILGAHRGNLSLMRSGPVFAYSALFFTFISFLCLVYAFVNNDFTVAYVANHSNSLLPLIYRITAVWGGHEGSFLLWVLILACWFAAVAFASKGLNWPFRARVLSVLGWVGLGFYLFILLVSNPFERLLPYFPIDGQDLNPVLQDPGMIIHPPMLYIGFSGFAVSFAFAIAALISGKLDASWAKWSRPWTLAAWVFLTLGIALGSWWAYYELGWGGWWFWDPVENASFMPWLLGTALLHSLAVTEKRGVFKSWTVLLAIATFSLSLLGTFLVRSGVVVSVHAFASDPTRGLFILGFLFLVIGGSLLLYAWRASSMRSTGKYKLFSREVMLWGNNILLTAAMLVVLLGTLLPLVHKELGMGSISIGVPFFNEMFTYLIVPFAVLVGIGPLVRWKQEKFKKVGRALVLTMLFSVAITWFVATIGFDTMVSITLLGILLGVWVTLSTIRELTIRMNHFGSWQQGLAKLSGSHWAMILGHLGFAVSLIGIAVTSQYSTEKDVRMAVGEQIDLGGYRFVFSDIKRVEGPNYEGHEGVINIYQEDKQVAQLLPQKRMYVVQRMPMTEAAIDASLWRDLYVALGEPMNAAHPTQGEWALRVYHKPFVRWVWLGAIFMAFGGLCALFDKRYRRKAVARNFSATTSFSGVNS
- a CDS encoding DsbE family thiol:disulfide interchange protein, with the translated sequence MNKKLAFFLLPFFIFLTLTFFLLKGLFSDPRERESALIGKPLPEFQLIDLMEPNKVWTDKELLGEPVLLNVWAEWCPTCNEELGFLTELRERGVKIVGVYYLNDIDPDFGDKVDLPRIQAVVQEKLTNRGNPYQYNMLDTHRSLILDLGVDGAPETFFIDAKGVIRFHHKGDINQRNWRTKFADIYRELDETSIATINTTNASL
- a CDS encoding cytochrome c-type biogenesis protein — encoded protein: MKYGLISLLVLVIHLPVFAVEEIRSFNNATEQRIYQELIAELRCPKCQNQNVADSNAIVAIDIKDKVYELVTEGKDKDDVISFMIDRYGYFVHYKPPITMVTILLWVIPVVFILLAIVTVLFKTRHPAKDESAWNEEKEQQVNVLISQYGSGRNQ
- the ccmI gene encoding c-type cytochrome biogenesis protein CcmI, with protein sequence MINMYIIFALAILLASLLFLLPFIRTSSKSSEMRKVELAQQHEIKQGIIADRVALYELQSNELQDDLAQELIDEQDYQASQQELKQRLLREVEPHLSASKPINLRFLATCGFLFLISFCVIFYYFHGAHRQLTYWQSAVEKLPEFGKRSILSQGEPLSLQETQQFALALRTKLADTDGDAVAWMLLGRTLLSLQDVEGALAAFNKSYRLDPNKLSLLVSFSQALIIQNTEKSIAQAGTMLSKALTLYPQNPDALSLLALLAFNRGDYTEARSAWNLLISQYEPADPRHQFIKQKLSEVKSLLAGNTTDISPDSASDVANGRQDSINASNDAKLNVTVNLAPSLKDSIPEGATLFIFAQATTGPKMPLAVVKSNVTSFPITVSLSDENAMMQGLTLSSASQVVVTARISKDDKVDKGAGDLQGTSISIDKPFSKSVAVEINSVL
- a CDS encoding MlaA family lipoprotein, which produces MKNILLLIILSTMLAGCASTSKPNDPTTIGDERDPFEPINRDMWYFNWDILDENVLRPTAVAYSEYVPKPAREGLYNVTLNLEEPATIINSVLQLKFKKAGVSTGRFLINSTIGIFGIFDLASEIGLTREDEDFAQTLGLWGVGYGPYLMIPARGPSTVRGTVGDVVDGMYFPLALIEFWPNMLRLSVNALETRSQLMEQEKLLYESLDPYSFMKEIYFQKEDFQLFDGNVPIEEEAEEFPEGALDY
- a CDS encoding DUF6170 family protein codes for the protein MYFQSKQIPTLENLSHRERNQAIYDALQSMSPWKQVLIKLLKILFLFPLFWLLTDFHGWISVVGLIVTVLLYPIVTRPIELTLAAGEIKKQHP